ACTTGGCAAGCCAGGACGAGGCCCCGGAGccaacagaaaaggaagagacaaagccGGCCACTTTTCCGAGGCAGCCAGAACCGAAAGTGGGTCTGTAGAGAGGCCAGAGTCCCGAGAAAACATGCCTGCAACGGTCCCTGGCGGTGAAGCAACTACAGTCACAGGGCGGACGGCCCAGAGGGTCTCAAGCCTTAGTGAACCTCGCCCTGAGAATGGGCGCAGGGCCACAGCCCTTCACACGATCCATACCACACTCCCACGCCCTGCTCCCGCAGAGTGCACACATGCagtgcacacaccacacacagacGCACCCTGATGCAGGCCTGGCAGGTGCCCGTTAAGAGGTTCGGGGCTGGCACTTTGATTCGAGGCCCTGTCACATCACAGGTCCCCGCGTAGCGCCTGGAGTGCAGCCAACGCCATCGGAGCGCCCTGGCCTGCGCGCGGGTAGCATCTCCCGTAAGAGCCAGGAGAGCTGCAGAGAGAGTGGGCTGGAAGCCTAGGCCTCCGTGGATCCCAGCCCCTCGCTCCCACCTACAGTCAAGCCCCTCAGCCCTTGCCCACGGCCGCCACCTCTTTGCGCGATGGGGCCAGGAAACTAGCCCCACGCCGCGGTGCTCGGTCAGGCGGAGTCCGGTCTCAACGGCCACGCGCGCTGTCAGTGGGGCTCGGGAAGGCTACTGGCAGCCTGGCGGAGGCATCGAATCCAGCAGAGCCAAGGAGACTATGGGGTGGCTCAAATCTGTTCCTCGAACTGTGCGGGACCGAGCGCACGGAGCGTCCTGCCCGGGCCTCCGGGCTCGGGCTCAGCCCAGGGCTCCAGCATactcctctttccccttccctccgACGGCGGTGCGGTCTTTCCCTCGCCCGCCCTTCTTTCTGGCCTGTAGAAACAACGAATTCCTCTTCGTTTTTCACGGCCTGGGTCCAAAGCCACCTCCTCCGTGAAGCCCCCACCACCCTGAGCCCGATGACATCTCTCCTAGTTCTGCAAATGGCGCTTCTCTGCCTCTCGGCCCAGTTCTCCTGTTCGCGCCGGGGACATGGCGGGTCTCTCGTCCGCTAGACtgggagctccttgaaggcaggaatcGGATCTGTTTCGTTTCAATTTCCCAGCCCCCAGCGCGGCCTGGCTCAAAAAGACGCAcgataaacatttgctgaattgaacggatttttccattttattaatccttccccttctttccttccttcctttcctccttccttcctccctcgttattttttatttcttggttatATTCAATTGTCATGTTTTTCAGGCTCATTAAATCCATTTagagacaaaagaataaaaggcagaaggggaaggagggggaggaggggagggggaggggaggggaggggagggggagaccGGAGAAGCAAACAAATAACCCGCTTTAACTAGACGGGCGGATAAATGGCCCCGTTTCTCCTCAGCCCCGATGCGCCTGCTTAGCCGCGCGCCCCGCGGGCGCCGCAGCTCCGGTGGGCTCAGCCCCAGGGCCGCCGCCCCCAACCCAAAGGGACCCAGCAGGGCCCAGCCCGGGGGCCGCGAAGCAGGGAGCGGCCTGAGGTGCCAGGGCCGCTTCATTGGGATTCATGGGCGTGTTGGGCGGGCGGCCCCGGGCtccgggcgcggggcgggggccgggcggGAGGGGGGTGCGCACGGCGGGCGCAGATGCCCGGGTGACCGCCGCGCCGCGGTCCCTGCGCCGCCTTTGTGCCGGGGAGGCGCGCGCGGGGACCTAATCCATCAAATTGTCTACAAATTgtgaagaaaattcaaaaacCATATGGTCGCCAGCGCCGGCGCGCTCTGGGCTGCGGAGGGCCGCGGCCGCGCCCGCACCCGGAGCCGCGGGGGGCTGGGCCCGGCTATTGTCGCCTGTCAGCGGCCGCCCGGGTCCATTCGTCCCGGCCTTCATGGTCCGCGCTCCGAATTACAGACCCATCCATCCTGAGAGAGGGCGATTTATGTCGCCCAGGAGGAACCGGCCGCACGCCCGCCCGCTGCCCgctgcctctttccttctttcgttctctcctctctcttctctcccctcttccaattccctttttctccctctttctctgtctctctctccgtatagcttttcctctttgtcttcctcATCCCTGTCTCTGTGGCTCTCCACTTTCTCGCTCTGCTTTTGGAGTGTCTTTTTGtgctcctttttctgtttctctgactctcagtttcctCCAGGACGCGCGCGTTCCCAACTCAGGCCCCGGGGCCCCATCGCCTGCCCGAGACCAGATGCGCATTTCTCACATCAATTTTGCGGAGAAAGAGAGCCGAGCAGCCCGGAGGCGGGACCCTCCTCTGGTGACAGCGGCCACTCGCCAGTCCAGCGACAACAAAAGCCCAGAGAGAAACCTGCTCAGTCTAGAAAAGTGAAAGCTGCCTGTGTCCCTGCCCCAGCCGCCCTGAGGGCGCGGGGACCCCAAAGAGTCCTTGGGGGATTGATGTCTCTGCCCCCAGCCGAGTTTGGGGCCCGGAATTTGTAAAGTTACCAGAAATTCACCACAATTCTCAGACACCTAGGGCTCCACCTCCCCGTGCCCGTGCCTGTGCGCGCGATTCAGCCCGCCCTTGGTGCCTTCAGCTTCATTGTCCTTCCTCCTCCAAGGGTGAGATCCTTTGGCGAACCACAACTTAGGAGCCCTCAGGCTCCACCCTGCTGTCCGACTGAGCTATACCTGCCATACATCGGAGGCTTAGCAGGCGTCCCAGGCAGAGCGGGAAGAACGCCTGCCCTTCAGTCCCACGTGGGAGGCACGAACCGCGGTGCAAGTCTCCCCCACCTACTCTTTGCCCCACACGAATTAATTTTCCACCCTTGGCGCCCCTAACGTACGCACGCATTTTCTCCCAGCGCTCCGCGCCTCCCTTTTGACCCGGACCTGGCGAAGCCCGCTTCTCTCGCCCCCCACCATTTGGGAGCTGCCGCGTGTTCTCCGGCGAGGAGTGTCTTCTCCTACTGCTTTCCTTTCATCTCGAATTCTCACGCCTGCCCTGAAACTCCAAATCTCCAAGGCCTGGCAGCCGGCGAGGAGCAGCGGCAAGATAAGCGAGCCTGCCGCGATTTCCCCCAATAGGGCCCGCTCATTCAGACACGGTCACCGCGGGTTCTAGTAAAATGGCAAAGACTTTATTTATCGGAGAAAGAGGCCTTGGGTACAGTccggggaggagagggcaggagcagggaagGGACACGCGAGACCCACCCTCATCCGACCACCCTTGTCTGGCCAAGTCGAGCTAGGAGCAGGGCATTGAGGACTGCAAGACAGACCCAGAGCTGCggaggaggtggggtgagggctTAAGTCGGCCTCCTCTCAGTCTctgtcacatgcaaaaaaattctaaaaagagtaaaaaataattcTAGGGCTTTGGGTTCCATTTTCGTTTGTTGCTTGGTTGGTTTCCCCCTGCTTTGTCCCTAAGACCCGGACCCTAGCAGTCAGTCCAAGGAGACCGAGAGAGCGCGGGGAGGAATCTTGAAAATAGCGTTAGTGGGCATGGGGAGACAGAAATGGCATCGAAAACAGACTtctggcggggtggggggcggggagagatGGATTTAAAACTTGCAAGTTGGGATCTGGCTGTCCCCCTCAGCCCCTTCCCACTCGGGGcaaaaaggcagaaggaaataaaaaagtcaaCTGCAATAGGCCAAGGGAGGTGAGAAGGGAGAGGGCCGGTGCATTCGCCACatgcagagaaaaatcaaaacagtcGGGGCGGCCCCCTCCTCCAGACCGCGGGGTTAAGTGTTCGTTACCCTCGATTCTGCCTCGCCCTCAGCAAACCCAGCAGCCTGAGAGCTTTGAAAACATGGAAATCTccgagattttaaaaaataaaagaaagaaaaaaaagtcaggctgTGGTGGGAAGAACCCGCTACATCggtttaaatatttatacagaaGCCATACAGAATTGCACGGCGAGGGCTCCCAGGGCGGCGAAGGCCGCGCGCGGCGGCCGGCCCGGCCGGCCAGCCCGGGTTTATTGCTTCGAGAAGGAAGAGGCAGCTGCCGGGAGCCGAGTCCGGGCCAGAGACAGGGGAGAAGGCGGGAGTTGCAGAGGAGGTCCCAGCTCCCCTCGGTCCGGTCCGGGAGGCGGCGGGCATACGGGCGCTagggcagcggcggcggcagcagaTCCCGGGCGCCGCTCAATCGTCCACGTCGATCTCTTCGTCTTCCTCGTCCTCCGAGCAGTCCTGGCTGCTGGCCGGCTGGTCCGTGAGCGGGGAAGAGGGCGAGAGCTGCAGGGGCCCGGCCCCCGGGGCCTGCGGGGCGCCTGGGGGGAGCGCCGGAGAGCCAGGCCTCGACTTGGCCCTGCCGcagccgccgccaccgccgcccgCGGCCTCCGAGTTCTGCTCCAGTTCAGCCAGCGCCACGATGTCCATCTGCCCGCTGGGGCCCAGTTTCTTGGCGGACTCCACGTCGGCCTTCATCTCCTCCAGGTCCCGCTTGAGCTTGGCGCGCCGATTCTGGAACCAGGTGATAACTTGAGCGTTGGTGAGGCCCAGCTGCTGCGCGATTTGGTCGCGATCGGCGGGGGACAGGTACTTCTGGTAGAGAAAGCGTTTCTCCAACTCATAGATCTGGTGGTTGGTGAAGGCCGTGCGGGACTTTCGCCGCTTCTTGGGGGTCTGCCGCTGCCCAAAGATGGTCATCCCGTCGCGGCCTGCGAGGAAACCATAGTATAGGCTTGCGCCAGGGGAGAGACGACCCCCACCCGGCTGTCGCTCACCCCACCCAGGCCCATCGGCCTGACATCAGCCGCTGTTCCCTTCTCGGATTTGATTCGGCCTCCTGGACTAGGGTAAGCTTCGACTCTCGCAAACCCCTCTCCCCCGTTTCTCATCTACCGGAAGTCCCTAGGAAAAATTGTTTTGGTCTTTGCTCCCCCACCAAAGAGTTGGTTTGAAAGACCCGAGGTCGCCAGAGCACGAGGGAACCAGACAGGGACGCTCTGACTGCAATGTACAGGTTGGTCCTCCACTTCTTCCCAATCACCCTGACTCTACCTACTGCCACCCAAAAGGTCCCAGGAAAAGGCTCTCCGTTCCCCACCCCAGGAACAGGGCTAGCAGCGCCCAGGCCACTGGGAACGGGAGGGAACCGGGCAGATCAGGCAGAACTGCGGAAAGCTCTTGGGTTCCCGCCACCCCTCCCCGGTCACTCGACTCTGGCCTATCCAGAGGTTCCTAGGAAATAGGGTTTGGGTCCTGTcccacccacctccactcccagcGGCAGCGGCTTGGGCTGGAGGGCCCTGACGGCCGGCGCGGGAGGAGTTAGGCAGAGGCACAGGGCACGGAGCAAGGGGCACAGGGAGAAGTGCGCGGGCTGCTGGACGCAGGGGAACCCAGTGCCTACCTTCTGCTGCCTGCAGGACGCTGACCTCCAGCCCCTTAAAGGTCTTGCTGGCGAGTTCCTCCAGCGCGCACAGCGGCGAGGTCTGCGAGAGCAGCGCGCGGCCCGCCAGGGGCAAGCCGCCCGGCGCGTGCTTGTCCGCGGCCGCCAGCAGGTGCGCCGCCCCGCACAGCGAGTAACTTCTCCGCACAGACGGCTTGTTGAGGATATCCTCGATGCTGAACGGCGTCAGCGGCTTGTTGGAGTTGGCGGGCGGCGGCAGGTGGTCCAGAGGGCTGCGCCGCCGCTCCTCCCCCGGCGCCGCTTTGCCGTCCTCCTTGGAAGTCATCTCGGCCTCGTTTGGGGGCCCGGCCGGGGCGGCTCGGGCCGCGGGAACCCAGCCCGCGGGCAGCTCGGGCGCCGGGCGGCGCGGGCAGGCAACGACGGCGGGCGCGAAGAAGGCCGCGCCCGGTAGGGCGCGGGCCGGGCGCTGGGCCGTTAGCGCAGCGGCAGAGGCGAGCAGAGCCGCACGGGGCCCCGGGAGGAGGGCGCTGACGCGggcgccgccaccgccgccgggGCTTCCAGCAATCCGGGGCCCGAGCCGGGGCGCGCCGCACGGGGCTCCAGTTTCGCCAGCCCCGGTGCTATTTAAAGGTGTCAGGTGGCTCCGCGGCGGCTCCTGGCCCCGGGTCCTGGCGGCGGCAGTTGGAAGAGCCGAGGCGAGGACGCCGATCCCGTACTGCGAGGGGAGGCGGAGAGATGGGGCAATTGACTATTGCTAACAAGTTAGCCTTGATCGAGGAGTAATCAATTATCTGCAGCggcacttctctccctctctttctctctcctttctccctttctcctctctcttatttctctctgttctctctccgcctgtctctctctccctccctccctctctcttctctcttctctgctccccccgtctctctccttctctccctctccctcgtCCTCTGTTTCACTCTCTGTCCAATGCAGGCGGCTCTAAGTTGGGAAGCTCATTAATTAGCGGGCCGGGGGTAGGAGGAGCTGGCTGGAATTAGCCTGCCTAATGCGCCTGTCAGTCCGGGCGCTGCGCCGCGCTCGGCCCGAGCTGTTTGTAAATTACATTAGCAGCGCCTTTATTGCACCCGAACCTCCGGCGACTGAAAAGCCGCCGCCCCCACCCCAAACTGCGAGCCGCGCTCCTGGCGCACCCGCCTCCCACCGGCCTGGCTGCGATGGCAGCGCTGGCCCGGAGGTCTCAGGCTCTCCGACCCGGGATTTGGCGCCCGAGAAGGACGGCGAGAGCCCAGCCAGGGAGGTACGCGGCCGCCGCGCGGACCAGGTAAGAGCAGGAGCTTGGGTGGGTCCCGCCGCCGCCCAGCGCGGACTTTGCCCAGCTGAGATCAAAGACCCAGCGCCCGTACCCCTAGACCCTCTTGCCCCTCACCCGCGGCCTTGGGCCACGCGCCTGGGGAGAGGGAACCTGCAGCTGCCGGGCTGGCCCGCGGGGCGTCCGAGTAGGCTCTGCAGCCCTGGGTGAGGCGAGAAGGGACACGGGGGTGGGGgaccccaggggctgggggagggggccatTCAGAGGACTTAGACTTCCCCAGtcgagaggcagagggaggagttggTGGCTCTAGGCTCCTCTCCCCAAGCTTGAGCCCGAAGCGACAGCCTTACCTCCTCCGGCAATCTTGCACACTCTTTCCTCGGGCCGCGGCTCTCCGGGCCGGCTGGGGCCACGGCCCGCCTGGTGGCAGGCGTCCGACCGGGCAGCCGGGCCGGGTGCCGGCGCTAACGGGGCCGGCCCGGGGCCTCCCTGCTGCGCTCTGCCCGGGCCCCGGCCGGGGCCCCGCTGCCGGCCCCGCCCAGCCCAGCGCCGGGCTCGAGTGTACCGCCCGGCCGGCCGACTCCAGCTGTTCCGGATGCGGGGCGGGGGCTGGAGAGGGCCGGGCCAAGGCAGGGGCTGCGCACTCAGGAACCCGCAGAGGGGCCGGTTCGAGTCAGACCGGGGACTGGGAACCCTACGGCCGGCCGGACTCTGTGCGTATCGGGCGAGCATTTGTGTGCATCGGTATTtgaatgtgtttatatttttgaatatgtatatttgtgtgtggttctccatgtgtatatttgtgtaaaCATATGTGAACATGTGGATATTTAGGCGTGTTTGAATCCCTACCTATATCTTCCATTCCCCTGAGGCACCCAAGGGGGCTGTGCCCCCaggctcttttctctcttgcttccctCCTCTGGTTTGTGCGGGGGCCATTGGCCCGCCATCCTAATTTTCCATTTCTGGccctggagaagggaggggaggaagagggactTGGAGTCAAGGGAAGAAGAGCTCTTCCGCTCCCCACAGATAGCCCCAGCCCTTTCCCTGGCTTTGTTTGTAAACTCCTGAGCAGGCAGTGTGGTCTGGTGCCCGTTTGGTGGAGAGAAGGGCCCAGAGAGGCCAGTGCAGAGGACTGTGGCCCAGCCCAGAGTTTGGGATGGGAAGAATAGGACCTCTTGGGTTTCTTGCCTCCCATACCTGCCCTAGGAGGGAGCGGGCCAAGCTGGGCTGTGGGGCAGGGGACAGGTTCTCTCCCTGGATGCTTCCAGCATAGGGACTGCCATGCGTCAGAGATGGATTTCTTTATCTCCCATTTAGTTATTTGTTTGGAATATGGCTTGCAGCTCTCCAGAGTAAAAAGGACTGCATAGAGAGAAAGGATTCTTGTTTGGGACCCCAGTGCCTGCCTCAGGCCTGCTTGGGAGTGTTGGGAAGAGTTCCTTACCCTCTTCCCCATCTTTGTCCTGAATTTTGGGGGAAGAACAGATGCTCAGAGGCAGGAATGGTGAGAATGGGATTCTCAGTTCCCCCAGAGCTGCAGAACTATCCCCAAGGCAGGCCTGTCTCTGATGCCTCAGTGCTGTTCTGGGAGCCACAAGGTGATGCTGGGCCTAGCAACCGTGGAGCTGGAGATGGTGGAGAGGGACCTGAGGGAGAGGGCGCCGGGGAGCCAGACCCTGCTGGCTTAGAAGCTCTGCGATCAAGAGGGTTCTGCCCTCTCCTCTCACTTTCTGCTCTCAGGATCCTGCTTCAGCCTCTGGCTGGCAGTCCTTTCCTGCCACGACCCCAAAAGCTGTGGCCCAGAGCTTTAGGCAAGCCACATCCGGCAGGCCAGCAGATGAGGCCCCTCCAGACCAGGGAAGGGGAACTCTTGGGTCCCTATCATGGGAGCGGATCCCTCTCATACTCCACCTACCCCCTCATTCTTCTGTCTATTTCTGTCTTTGCCCCTGATATTGGCCTGCAGGATAGGATCTTAAGGACAAGCCTGCTGTTGCCCATCTCCCGGTCCCTCAGGACCAGCAGAGTTCAGGGTTACTGTGAGGCTGCCAGGAAGGTGAGGAATGTGAATTGGGAGGCAGAGGGGTGGGAGCATAGAATTCCTCCACTGGGGCCCTGTTTCATGGGACCTTTAGTTTTCTGCCACATTGTGTCAAAATGGACAGGACATTCCACAGCCATCTGTTGTATTACTCCTTCCTTCCACTGTCACCaaacctcttctttccttcctggctGGTACCTGCCGCCCTATCCCAAggctttgtttttcattttttgggggggtttttttggcCTAATTGGGTTGAACTCTCAGCCAAACGGCTCCACACAGCTAGGGGTTCAGGGGGCATGTGGTGCCACCCCTCATTTTGTTGCTTAGGGTCTCCTGCCTCCATCATCTCATCCAGGCCATCTTCAGAAACCAGCCCAACTTCCCCACCAACCTTTTCCCAACCCAGAGGTTTTCCCAACTCCAGACTCCAGTTCGTGGGTGGCTGGGGTCTTCTGAACTCCTGGGAGCCCAAATCCACCGGCTTCCCAGACACCTCCTGCAGAGCAAGGAGCTGTGGTTTGGGTTTGCACAGATtcactccctctccctccagactGGGagatccttgagggcagggatcttgATGCACCCAAGACCTGTGCAGGCCTGGCTGAGCCCTGGGCACCCTCCGTGTATTGTATTGCGTATTGATTAAATGAGTTTTTGTTGAGCAAATGGAGGGCGAACGATTGTGTAttgtggaagaggaggaagacttGGGCCTTGACTGTTCCCCTTCAGAGGAGATTTGGAGATTGTGAGAATTGGAAAGGGGAGTAACTcaggggcagtggggtgggggttaGTGAGAAGGAACCCTGCCATCTCTCTCCAGGATCTAACTTTCCCAactccctgcctgggatccagtGCTGGGTGGGAAAGACACTCTGGGGCCCCCCAATCCCCGTCGGCTGAGCTGGTGTCATCTCCCCGGAGCTGGAAGCAGCTGGTCCCTGGAGTCTGCTCCCGTAGAGGGAATGCCTTTCTTCAGAGCCCGGTCTACACTGTATCCTGGCTCCTGAATTCCTGTTTGCTGCCTATACTGCCAAGGTCCAGCCTGATTCCCTCTCCAGTGGAAGGGGAAGGGattattctgctttctctctagTTTAGTGAATGTTCTagacaaggaggaaaaaaagagcattGCATGAATTGCCCGGATAAGGGGACCCTGTAGACCCAAGCAAAATGAGTTATTCCTTAGCTCAGGAGAATAATTCAAGTAACCCCCCAAAGGCTCCATCGGCTTAAATCCAGATTGTTTTGGTAGCCCCATTCCTTTCCAGATTATTTGTGTAAGCACCAGTGTTGGCCCTCAGGCCAGAGCTTCCCGCAGAAAAAAGGTTCTGACACCGCTTGAAATGAGTTGACTTGACCACCAATAGGGATCATTTTTGTCCCCCAGGGACCTGCTACTTCAACACTCCTTGTGGAATTCAGAGTGTTTCTTCTGCTACAGAAGTAGACTCCGATAGATGGCCTCCTGCTACCCTGGCTGAACCAGGACTGCCCACTTGGTTTTTATATTCTGCCTTGGGCCACTGTCTGCAGTAACATCAAGAACAATAACAATGACAATAAACACCGTAAGCCCTTACCATGTGCCTGGCTTCAGGCTAAgagttttattcatttcatttactactcacaaccctatgaggtagctACTGCTATTACCCCGATTTCAcatataaggaaaatgaggcccagagatgttaagcaactcatccaaagtcacacagcctgtTTTGGAGTAATTAGGATTTGAAGACCAGTTTTTCTCACTCAAGTCTTAATCCTGGAATCAGGGGGTTCTTAACCATAGGCTCTTTGAATGGGCTTCAGGGGCTCTGCACATCCTAGAAATTGTGTATAAAATTATGTATGAGACCCCAAGTGGACACATTTTTCCAGGGGCAATATTACGTAACACATTGGATTCTTGAAAGGGGTCGGAGATCCAGAAAAGGTTAAGGCCAGAAGCTGGCCAATAGGGGAAGGAAGACGGAAGCTGCCTTCCTGTAGGCTTGGGGAGCCAGGAGCCAGCTGCTCCAAAATTCAGGCTGAGCTCCAAGCCTGCTTCTGGACCTTCCCTGCTGTCTCTGGCCAGGCCCAGCTCTCTGGACCTCCTCTGGCAGAGCGGTGGGGGCAGGGTCTATGACCAGAGCacccctcccttcttctcccctcccactTGTTTTGTGAACAGAACTCCTTCAGAGCCTAGTGACAGGGTGGGCGCACTACTTGGGCGGACCACTTCCAGGCACTTTAGCCCTGCCTGGGGGGATTGGCTGCCCTGTAGAAGTGTAGGGGTCATAGACAGACCGCTGAGAGATAGAGACAGGTAGAGATGAGAAGAGATAGTTCCCATTCTCTGCAGTCCCCCAGCCCTCTTTTTTGGTCCCCAGCCTTTGCTCCCCCATCCTGGGGCAGAAGGGTCTCTATTGCTTCCCTTCCTGGCACCTCTTGCTGTTTTTAGGGCTCAGTTCATCTTGGGGGAGACTTCCCTGCCCTGTTCATTTTCTCTGTCCTCCTTAGCAGCCCCCTCCTTGGAGTCACCATCAGATTGCCAGGAACGTGCTGGTTTGTCTGTCtgcccttctgcctctctctccacctgtctgtgaatttggggaggaagagaccTGGATCTCCTCTCCATGCCCTATGCCAGTCTGGCATATACCAAAGGCCCCTCGTGCATTCgttgaataaataaactagatgaataagagacaaaagagaaagcCAGGCAGGGACCTCAGCCTGTGCCCCAGAGAGAGgaccagggaggagaggaaagggtaGGTGCATTGTTTTGCCAGCTGCATGCAGATGTGTGAGGCACCCCTGCTGCTCATACCTCCAGCATACACACAGGGGCACAGAAACCTCAttctttaatgctttttggtCATGGAGGGGTGGGCCTGGGTTCTGGACCCAGCTGTGGTATGGCCTGACTCGGGAATGGAGTttgttcactctctctctctctctttctttttttttacaaaacaggATTGAGCTCCCTCATGTTTTGGCCCAGAATCGGGGAGGAAGAACAGACAGAAGATGGAGGGTGATGGGCAGGCAGGAGTGGCAGGAAAcagacacccccaccccagtaGCCCAGGGAACTGTGAAGAGGTTAAAGGATGAGTGGGAGGAGTCTGGTTCTGTCCCcaaggaggtggcatttgagttgaGCCTTGAAAAACCAGGAGCATTTGGAGAGGTGCAGAGGCGAGGACCACTCTCCAGGCGCTGGGAACAGCCAAGCAGCAAGCCAGAAGTGTCAACCCAGAGGGGGAGCCAGAGTGCCCCCACATGTCCTCCCTCGGTCACCTAGCCTGCAGGTCAGGGTGAAATCCTTGGTTCCTTGAGCGCCCTCCTCAGGTCTGCAGCCTGGAGCAGGGGCTGGTGGGCTCCTGGGATGGCTGTTCCGGGCTGCAGTGGGAGGGGGCAGTTGGAGagaggctgcagccccagcccttgTTGCTCCTGGGCCTACAATGGGGGTTCCATTTTCCTTGCTGCCCTCAGAAGCTCCCAGAGCTGATCCTCTCTCTTACTACCCTAGTTGGCCCagggactcctgggtctgagcaAAACCTCAAATGTTAGTCAGTGCCACCCATTCCACAGAGGTctcattgcttgtgggaatgcgcCAGGCTGCAGGCCAGGCAGTGGGGCCTAGGTTAGGCCGGGTGGATAGGCAGAGGCACCCCAGCCGGGAGAGGCGAGGAGACCGAGGAGCAGCCTAGCTCGGCTGGGCAGGAAAGGTCTGAGTCAGGCTTCGCTTAATAAACTGCACGTGAATAATTCAGCAGCAGCGCTGGGAGCTCATTGCATTAGCGCCACCGCCCGTGCCACCCCTTGCGTTCGCGCTGAGTGGAGGGGGTCGCTAACACGCTTTGGGAGGGGAGCAAGATAGAAGACCCCCTGCCTGCTCGTATCCTGGATTCTGCCCCGGCCAAGTCCCGGGAGACTCCCTGGTCCGCGATTCCCTCGGGCACCACTGGTCAGCGGGCCGCCTCCTGGGCCGTCCCAGCTAAGGCGCTCTGAAGAACCGGGGCAAGAGAAGACAGGCGGATGGACCAAGGCCAGAATAGGGCACGCGGGGGTCCGACCTGCGGGTAACCGAGCTGCCGCAGTGCCCAACCGCACACAGAACGTGGGCGCCGTGGCTCTGGGCAAAGTGGAGAAGGCAGGCTCAGTTCTGTGCTCAGAGCCCGGATGCCCTGGGGCTGCTTCGTTCAGGCCGGGATTTTGCCTGCGATCAGAGTGAAGCTCCAGGGAAGCCGCAGGACCCTCCACCCTCTGTG
The DNA window shown above is from Equus quagga isolate Etosha38 chromosome 2, UCLA_HA_Equagga_1.0, whole genome shotgun sequence and carries:
- the LBX1 gene encoding transcription factor LBX1 translates to MTSKEDGKAAPGEERRRSPLDHLPPPANSNKPLTPFSIEDILNKPSVRRSYSLCGAAHLLAAADKHAPGGLPLAGRALLSQTSPLCALEELASKTFKGLEVSVLQAAEGRDGMTIFGQRQTPKKRRKSRTAFTNHQIYELEKRFLYQKYLSPADRDQIAQQLGLTNAQVITWFQNRRAKLKRDLEEMKADVESAKKLGPSGQMDIVALAELEQNSEAAGGGGGGCGRAKSRPGSPALPPGAPQAPGAGPLQLSPSSPLTDQPASSQDCSEDEEDEEIDVDD